A genomic segment from Nitrospirota bacterium encodes:
- a CDS encoding tetratricopeptide repeat protein: MSSGSRCPQRYWSVLAVGALALTLGLPAQGQSAQDQPIVIDPAKRRAITQEVLSSQRDPRGREQKLEALRAYERFVMEDLVGRSALRAEAMHNLGDLYSEIETATERTARGRSSSVPSPSRAKSIAVYERLLALYPGRAENDGALYQLARAYWETGRLDDAAARLRRILTEHSKSAYASEAAFRLGLRAFSVRDFSGAADLFAKAARGHDPELVAAARFHLGWTLLNLQEYRSAADAFASILDTAATKRRATPNSFTLSEFPEAEATFLSEVVKALLLAFDYLGGPDAMAAYFKAGERRPYEETLYRTLGGLYQEQDRTADEVAAYETFLTVAPLHREAPRFQVAVAETYARAKRQAAVIQARERLAERYGSGTPWARANPEAAKQVAQPLVKDALYQLALYEHAQAQNTRRVAAWEKAVGRHDRFLASFPRDVNAARVTWLRGEALFELQRYAEAADAYQRSAYDYPLHAQTREAAYAAVAARERLIPADGAVAPDAAERLAATASRFVETFPDDGRNPDLLMKAAQSAERANRTDLADSLARRLVERYPTSRWAAPAQRIIGQSLYDKGRFLEAEQTFRRARTDAADSEMAALNALAASALYQRATQDRRDGRTVDALNEFIRVASDYPSTSLAPSALAEAAQISDTSGRSTDAAALRRRLVDTYPNSAEAPAALRMLAGAAEASGDLAGAIEWYERLAARSEPAARDELAWTVAALAERASDWKRAESTLGALAARSDLPAAQTVEAGFRAADAAARQGRGAAGAGFREAALARYRTWRTQDPARELTRADVLAAQALVELGDQRAAACAAIHLREPLERTLSDKRAALDASLDAYTEAVTVRVPETTTAATHKIGTALDEFFQALLASERPSGLTDEQREQYTFLLEEQAAPFEERAVSAYEANVRRAQELGLYDGWIAKSYERLAALRPVRYHRPEAPELVHSDWDRAP, translated from the coding sequence TTGAGTAGCGGTTCACGTTGTCCCCAACGCTACTGGTCGGTATTGGCCGTGGGTGCCCTGGCGTTGACGCTCGGCCTGCCGGCTCAGGGACAGTCGGCCCAGGACCAGCCGATCGTGATCGATCCCGCCAAGCGCCGGGCCATCACACAAGAAGTGCTGTCGAGCCAACGAGATCCGCGAGGGAGAGAGCAGAAGCTGGAAGCGCTCCGGGCGTATGAGCGGTTCGTGATGGAGGATTTGGTGGGGCGATCCGCGCTGCGCGCGGAGGCCATGCACAACTTGGGCGATCTGTACTCCGAGATCGAAACCGCGACCGAGCGCACCGCGCGTGGGCGGAGCAGCAGCGTGCCCAGCCCTTCGCGTGCCAAGTCGATCGCGGTCTACGAGCGGCTGCTGGCGCTCTACCCCGGTCGCGCCGAAAACGACGGGGCCCTGTATCAATTGGCACGAGCGTATTGGGAGACCGGGCGGTTGGATGACGCCGCAGCACGCCTGCGCCGAATTCTCACGGAACACTCCAAGAGCGCGTACGCCTCCGAAGCCGCCTTTCGACTGGGGCTTCGCGCCTTTTCGGTTCGCGACTTCTCCGGCGCGGCCGACCTGTTCGCAAAGGCCGCGCGCGGACACGATCCCGAGCTCGTGGCAGCGGCCCGGTTCCACCTGGGGTGGACGCTCCTCAACCTTCAGGAATATCGCTCGGCCGCCGACGCCTTTGCGTCGATCCTCGACACCGCGGCCACCAAACGCCGGGCAACCCCGAACAGCTTCACCCTGTCCGAATTTCCCGAGGCCGAAGCCACGTTCCTGTCCGAGGTCGTGAAAGCGTTGCTGCTTGCGTTCGACTACTTGGGCGGGCCCGACGCCATGGCCGCCTATTTCAAGGCGGGTGAGCGGCGCCCCTACGAAGAGACTCTTTACCGAACGCTCGGCGGGCTTTATCAAGAGCAGGACCGCACCGCCGACGAGGTCGCGGCGTATGAGACGTTTCTAACCGTGGCACCGCTGCACCGAGAGGCGCCGCGGTTTCAGGTTGCGGTCGCCGAGACGTACGCGCGCGCGAAGCGCCAAGCCGCGGTGATCCAGGCGCGTGAGCGGCTCGCGGAGCGATATGGTTCCGGTACCCCCTGGGCCCGCGCCAATCCCGAGGCCGCCAAACAGGTGGCCCAACCGCTCGTCAAAGACGCGCTCTACCAGCTGGCGCTCTATGAACACGCCCAGGCCCAGAACACGCGGCGGGTTGCCGCGTGGGAGAAAGCCGTGGGGCGCCACGATCGCTTCCTCGCGTCGTTTCCCAGGGACGTGAACGCCGCGCGGGTGACGTGGCTGCGCGGCGAAGCCTTGTTCGAACTCCAGCGATATGCCGAGGCAGCCGACGCGTACCAGCGCAGCGCGTACGACTACCCCCTGCACGCTCAGACACGGGAAGCGGCGTACGCCGCGGTCGCGGCCAGGGAGCGTCTTATCCCCGCCGACGGCGCCGTAGCGCCGGACGCCGCAGAACGCCTCGCGGCCACGGCGTCGCGGTTCGTCGAAACCTTCCCGGACGACGGGCGCAATCCAGACCTCCTCATGAAAGCGGCTCAGTCCGCGGAGCGCGCGAATCGAACCGACTTGGCCGACTCGCTGGCGCGCCGGCTCGTCGAGCGCTACCCCACGAGTCGGTGGGCCGCGCCGGCGCAACGGATTATCGGGCAGTCTCTGTACGACAAGGGCCGGTTCCTGGAGGCAGAACAAACCTTTCGCCGCGCCCGCACCGACGCCGCGGACTCAGAGATGGCCGCGTTGAACGCGCTCGCCGCCTCCGCGTTGTACCAACGCGCCACCCAGGACCGACGCGACGGCCGCACCGTGGACGCCCTCAACGAATTTATCCGGGTCGCATCGGATTACCCGTCCACGTCGTTGGCCCCCTCCGCGTTGGCCGAAGCGGCACAGATCAGCGACACGTCCGGTCGGTCCACGGATGCCGCGGCACTGCGACGGCGCCTCGTGGACACGTACCCCAACAGTGCCGAGGCACCGGCCGCTCTCCGGATGCTCGCCGGAGCGGCCGAAGCATCCGGCGACCTGGCGGGCGCCATCGAATGGTACGAGCGCCTGGCGGCCCGCAGTGAGCCCGCCGCGCGGGACGAGTTGGCCTGGACGGTCGCGGCGCTCGCCGAACGGGCGTCCGATTGGAAGCGCGCCGAGTCGACCCTTGGCGCTTTGGCCGCACGGTCGGATCTGCCGGCCGCTCAAACGGTCGAAGCAGGGTTTCGCGCCGCGGACGCCGCTGCGCGGCAGGGCCGAGGAGCCGCCGGCGCGGGCTTCCGCGAGGCAGCCCTTGCGCGGTACCGCACGTGGCGAACCCAGGACCCGGCTCGCGAGCTCACGAGGGCCGACGTCCTGGCGGCGCAGGCACTCGTGGAATTGGGCGATCAACGCGCAGCCGCGTGCGCGGCGATCCACTTGCGCGAACCCCTCGAACGGACGTTGTCCGACAAACGCGCGGCGCTCGACGCGTCCCTGGACGCCTATACCGAAGCGGTCACGGTGCGGGTGCCGGAAACCACGACCGCGGCCACCCATAAAATCGGCACGGCGTTGGATGAGTTTTTCCAGGCACTCCTGGCCTCCGAACGCCCGAGCGGACTGACCGACGAGCAACGCGAACAATACACGTTTCTGCTCGAGGAACAGGCCGCCCCGTTCGAAGAGCGTGCGGTCAGCGCCTACGAGGCCAACGTCCGACGCGCGCAGGAACTCGGCCTGTACGACGGCTGGATCGCCAAGAGCTACGAGCGACTGGCCGCGCTGAGACCTGTTCGGTACCACCGACCCGAGGCTCCCGAGTTGGTGCACAGCGATTGGGATCGCGCGCCATGA
- a CDS encoding tetratricopeptide repeat protein, translating into MTRWIMRALFAAGCVLLPACSGSAVRPDPPADAPRAPDAQALFARALAAQQAGERDRAEALWKQVIAAAPEHAAPHTNLGIVYRTSGRLEDAIHEYETAIRLDPADAVTYHNLGLAQRARGAWTDAERAYLRALELRPQQVETHYNLAILYELFLDRPEDALTEYRAVLSLGGPEADAVGQWIRTLERRLALREPAVSGAP; encoded by the coding sequence ATGACCCGGTGGATCATGCGGGCGCTCTTCGCGGCCGGCTGCGTGCTGCTGCCGGCGTGCAGCGGGTCCGCGGTACGTCCGGACCCGCCGGCGGACGCGCCCCGGGCGCCCGATGCGCAGGCGCTCTTCGCCCGCGCGTTGGCCGCTCAGCAGGCCGGCGAACGCGATCGAGCGGAAGCGTTGTGGAAACAGGTGATCGCGGCCGCTCCTGAGCACGCCGCCCCGCATACCAATCTCGGCATCGTGTACCGCACGAGCGGACGACTGGAGGACGCGATTCACGAGTACGAGACCGCCATCCGGCTCGACCCCGCCGATGCGGTGACGTATCACAATCTCGGCCTGGCCCAGCGCGCCCGCGGGGCCTGGACCGATGCGGAGCGAGCCTACCTCCGCGCCCTGGAGCTGCGCCCGCAACAGGTCGAGACGCATTATAATCTGGCCATTTTGTACGAACTCTTCCTCGATCGACCGGAGGATGCGTTGACGGAGTATCGCGCGGTACTGTCGCTCGGCGGTCCTGAGGCGGACGCGGTGGGGCAGTGGATTCGAACCCTTGAGCGGCGGCTCGCGCTGCGCGAACCGGCCGTTTCGGGAGCGCCGTGA
- a CDS encoding MotA/TolQ/ExbB proton channel family protein, with amino-acid sequence MEIVQFLVANFKAGGIFMYGILSVLVLGTAIVVERALALLIRGRVNARALWQDLDALIAHDKLADALQRAQAVSAPLARVLAAGLAAAQRGEGRESVDRHLEETIREVLPQLEKRIHYLYTLSNVATLIGLLGTVVGLITAFTAVSLADPAQKAALLANGISLALNNTAFGLMVAILLMLAYSFMQSRAARLGDEIDEFSLRLANRLSDRAGR; translated from the coding sequence ATGGAAATCGTTCAGTTTCTGGTCGCCAACTTCAAAGCCGGCGGAATCTTCATGTACGGCATTCTGTCCGTTCTGGTGCTCGGGACCGCGATCGTGGTGGAGCGCGCGCTGGCGTTGCTGATCCGGGGACGCGTCAACGCGCGGGCGTTGTGGCAGGACCTCGACGCCTTGATCGCGCACGATAAGCTCGCGGACGCGCTGCAACGCGCCCAAGCCGTGTCAGCCCCGCTCGCGCGTGTCTTGGCCGCTGGCCTGGCAGCGGCCCAGCGAGGAGAAGGCCGCGAGAGCGTCGACCGGCACCTCGAGGAGACCATCCGCGAGGTCCTGCCCCAGCTCGAAAAGCGCATTCACTATCTGTACACGCTCTCCAATGTCGCGACGCTGATCGGCTTGCTGGGCACGGTCGTGGGGTTGATCACGGCGTTCACGGCCGTCTCGCTCGCTGATCCGGCTCAAAAAGCCGCGTTGCTCGCCAACGGAATTTCCCTCGCGCTCAACAACACCGCGTTCGGCTTGATGGTCGCCATCCTGCTGATGCTCGCCTACTCCTTCATGCAGTCACGCGCCGCGCGGCTCGGAGACGAGATCGACGAGTTCTCCCTTCGCCTGGCCAATCGGTTGAGCGACCGGGCGGGACGCTGA
- a CDS encoding biopolymer transporter ExbD: protein MVPRLATRRRRPVADEAIHIVALWNLMIILIPFLLLSAVFSQTSILNLYLPPPAAAPAPNQTAPDSVAKPVVSILRDGYVLSDGPQVIAAVPFDEDGRYNTRKLTELLVAIKQSIPTQQDIVILSEAETSYETIVQTMDAAREWVSREDDHAAVQPLFPNIALGRVGGAGAAPVQSTP, encoded by the coding sequence ATGGTCCCACGGCTCGCCACCCGCCGGCGCCGTCCGGTCGCAGACGAAGCGATTCACATCGTGGCGCTGTGGAATTTGATGATCATTCTCATTCCGTTTCTGTTGCTGTCCGCCGTCTTTTCGCAGACGTCGATCCTCAACCTGTACCTGCCTCCGCCCGCGGCGGCGCCCGCGCCGAACCAGACCGCTCCCGACAGCGTCGCGAAGCCCGTGGTCTCGATCCTGCGCGACGGATACGTGTTGAGCGACGGACCGCAGGTCATCGCCGCGGTTCCGTTCGATGAGGACGGCCGCTACAACACGCGCAAGCTCACCGAGCTCCTGGTCGCCATCAAACAGTCGATCCCGACCCAACAGGATATCGTGATTCTGAGCGAAGCCGAGACCTCGTACGAAACGATCGTCCAGACCATGGATGCGGCGCGGGAATGGGTCTCGCGCGAAGACGATCACGCGGCGGTCCAACCGCTGTTCCCGAACATCGCCCTGGGGCGGGTAGGCGGCGCAGGCGCGGCGCCGGTGCAGAGCACGCCGTGA
- a CDS encoding biopolymer transporter ExbD yields the protein MKHEPGVRRHLEPPRLNLTAMVDVFTVLLVFLLKSYSAEGTLTAAAQNLELPASTSSLTPQPTITITISEDTLFVDDERVGALVELTAGDAPYIPELGQALKARVDKARLIAGSNPSHSFQGRVTILGDKNTPFATLERVMYTASLSEFGDIALAVYQKGRSG from the coding sequence GTGAAACACGAACCTGGCGTGCGCCGTCATCTCGAACCTCCGAGACTCAACCTGACCGCCATGGTCGACGTGTTCACCGTGCTGTTGGTCTTCCTGCTCAAAAGCTACTCCGCGGAGGGGACGCTGACAGCCGCGGCGCAAAACCTGGAGCTGCCCGCATCCACCTCGAGTCTGACTCCGCAGCCCACGATCACGATCACGATCTCTGAAGACACCCTGTTCGTCGACGACGAACGGGTGGGGGCGCTCGTCGAGCTCACCGCCGGGGATGCTCCCTATATTCCGGAACTCGGGCAGGCCCTCAAGGCTCGCGTGGACAAGGCGCGACTCATCGCGGGAAGTAACCCGTCGCATTCGTTTCAGGGTCGGGTCACGATCCTCGGGGACAAGAACACCCCGTTCGCCACACTTGAGCGAGTCATGTACACCGCCTCGCTCAGCGAGTTCGGCGACATCGCGTTGGCGGTGTACCAGAAAGGGAGAAGCGGGTGA
- a CDS encoding AgmX/PglI C-terminal domain-containing protein: MRSRWLAGVEPEDREFLLVLGACTLAYGLAVWGLSFVPTPTRSSTDVASLPPRIAKLIMEAPPPPPVALKPPEPVATSPAPAKATPQKAPSKAKTEAKPAPAREVPPPPEPVPLSEEELQARAAAALEEARLRLEAETAARREQARAVAKQSGLLKALADAGGGGGVGQGPALDRVLGDVAVLSNPALPPSGSAGSGAGLGQGTGQGVGPGSGGSRLSVDEIVAGLKGDGTGEAVVLAGKATARVSSALSVEEELLAKRSDESIYKMLKTLDPWLKLKYHAALKDHPGLGDFLSVRFTITPEGDVVDCQVRESRLGYPPLEETVLKRICLLKFPPLTQGIGEVIDATYTIDFTRFS, encoded by the coding sequence GTGAGGAGCCGGTGGCTGGCCGGAGTCGAGCCAGAGGACCGAGAGTTTCTCCTGGTTCTCGGCGCGTGCACGCTCGCGTACGGCCTTGCGGTCTGGGGTCTGTCCTTCGTGCCCACGCCGACGCGGTCATCAACCGATGTGGCCAGCCTGCCTCCTCGGATCGCCAAGCTCATTATGGAGGCGCCTCCGCCCCCCCCGGTCGCGCTCAAGCCGCCCGAACCCGTGGCAACGTCCCCAGCGCCCGCCAAAGCCACTCCTCAAAAAGCTCCGAGCAAGGCCAAGACCGAGGCCAAGCCTGCTCCGGCCCGCGAGGTACCGCCTCCTCCCGAGCCTGTTCCGTTGTCCGAGGAGGAGCTGCAGGCACGCGCCGCCGCCGCGCTCGAGGAGGCCCGGTTGCGCCTGGAAGCCGAAACCGCGGCGCGCCGCGAGCAAGCCCGCGCCGTCGCCAAGCAGAGTGGTCTCCTCAAAGCGCTGGCGGACGCGGGCGGGGGAGGAGGCGTGGGCCAAGGGCCTGCGCTGGACCGCGTTTTAGGGGACGTGGCCGTGCTCAGCAACCCGGCGTTGCCGCCGAGCGGGTCGGCTGGTTCAGGAGCGGGGTTGGGCCAAGGAACTGGTCAAGGGGTGGGACCCGGGTCTGGAGGCAGTCGCTTGAGCGTGGACGAGATCGTCGCCGGGCTGAAAGGAGACGGGACCGGTGAGGCCGTGGTGCTCGCGGGAAAAGCCACTGCTCGGGTGAGCAGCGCACTCAGTGTAGAGGAAGAATTACTGGCCAAGCGGAGCGACGAATCGATCTACAAGATGCTCAAGACCCTGGACCCATGGCTGAAACTCAAATACCACGCCGCGCTCAAGGATCACCCCGGGCTGGGGGACTTTTTGAGCGTGCGCTTTACCATTACCCCTGAGGGCGATGTGGTCGACTGCCAGGTCCGCGAAAGCCGCCTCGGCTATCCGCCGTTGGAAGAGACGGTCCTGAAGCGGATCTGCCTCCTCAAGTTCCCGCCCCTCACCCAAGGCATCGGAGAAGTCATCGACGCGACCTACACGATCGACTTTACGCGCTTTAGCTAG